The following proteins come from a genomic window of Rutidosis leptorrhynchoides isolate AG116_Rl617_1_P2 chromosome 10, CSIRO_AGI_Rlap_v1, whole genome shotgun sequence:
- the LOC139873058 gene encoding pentatricopeptide repeat-containing protein At1g05600, with product MNIRWPRVLTPTHLSQIIQNQKNPIKALHIFNEAKNKYPDYCHNGPVYATMINILSTSNLMVEMKQVINQMKEDSCQCQDSVFTTSIKAYAKSGMLNEAISLFEDLDQFNCVNWTQSFNTMLQIMVEESKLESAHRLFLGNFSRWELKSRTRSLSWLIDVLCQKKRSDLALEVFQEMTHQYCYPTRDTYQILMKGLCEDGRINEAIHLLYSMFWRISRKGSGEDVLVYKILLDTLCTYGHVDEASDMLNKVLRKGLKAPKKKRMQLDFNMCRNGRDIEKAKSLINDALIKGVIPSYESYNAMAVQLYSEGDLNGAGRVVQEMHDQEFKPKVLIYEAKVTALCKKGMIFEAENVVTNEMVEANCVPTVKLYNILIKGLCSDGKSARALEYLKKMCRQLGCVPNTETYSILVNGLYEDGSYIEASQLLEKMLVNSYWPDTDTFSRVIRGLCLIGRPYEAIMWVEEMVSQEKMPDLSVWTSLVGSVINDGSVLTFSDILE from the coding sequence ATGAATATCAGATGGCCACGCGTATTAACGCCAACACACTTGTCTCAAATCATTCAAAACCAAAAGAACCCTATAAAAGCACTTCATATCTTTAACGAAGCGAAAAACAAATATCCAGATTACTGTCACAACGGCCCTGTATATGCTACCATGATCAACATTCTTAGCACTTCAAATCTTATGGTTGAAATGAAACAAGTGATCAATCAGATGAAAGAGGACTCATGCCAGTGTCAAGATTCAGTCTTTACAACTTCAATTAAAGCTTATGCAAAATCTGGAATGCTAAATGAAGCCATTTCTTTATTTGAGGATCTGGATCAATTCAACTGTGTAAATTGGACACAATCTTTTAATACAATGCTGCAAATAATGGTTGAAGAATCCAAACTTGAATCTGCTCATCGCCTTTTCTTGGGTAATTTCAGCAGATGGGAGTTGAAATCTCGAACCCGGTCACTAAGTTGGCTTATTGATGTTCTGTGTCAAAAGAAACGTTCGGATCTTGCACTAGAAGTCTTCCAAGAAATGACTCATCAGTACTGTTATCCAACTCGTGACACGTATCAAATTCTAATGAAAGGTTTGTGTGAAGATGGAAGAATTAATGAAGCAATTCATTTATTATACTCGATGTTCTGGCGAATATCAAGAAAAGGTAGCGGTGAAGATGTATTAGTATATAAAATCCTGTTAGATACTTTATGTACATATGGGCATGTTGATGAGGCATCCGATATGCTAAATAAGGTTCTGAGGAAAGGTTTAAAAGCCCCTAAGAAGAAACGTATGCAGCTCGATTTTAACATGTGTCGAAATGGTAGGGACATAGAAAAAGCTAAGAGTTTAATCAATGATGCCTTAATTAAAGGTGTTATTCCAAGTTATGAAAGTTATAATGCAATGGCAGTTCAACTTTATTCCGAAGGTGATTTAAATGGCGCTGGAAGAGTAGTTCAAGAAATGCATGATCAAGAGTTTAAACCAAAGGTGTTGATTTACGAAGCTAAAGTGACGGCTTTATGTAAAAAAGGTATGATTTTTGAAGCGGAAAATGTTGTTACAAATGAAATGGTAGAGGCAAATTGTGTTCCAACAGTTAAATTGTATAATATTTTGATTAAAGGTCTTTGTAGTGATGGGAAATCGGCTCGGGCTCTTGAGTACTTAAAAAAGATGTGTAGGCAATTGGGTTGTGTTCCAAATACGGAGACGTATTCGATATTGGTGAATGGTCTTTATGAAGATGGGAGTTATATTGAAGCAAGTCAACTTTTGGAGAAAATGTTGGTCAACTCTTACTGGCCAGATACTGATACTTTTAGCAGAGTTATTAGGGGACTTTGTTTGATCGGAAGACCGTACGAAGCGATTATGTGGGTCGAGGAAATGGTTAGCCAAGAAAAGATGCCTGATCTTTCGGTTTGGACTTCTCTAGTTGGCTCTGTTATAAATGATGGTTCTGTTTTGACTTTTTCTGATATATTGGAGTAA